The Streptomyces sp. NBC_01244 genome contains a region encoding:
- a CDS encoding DUF6381 family protein, translated as MSTESQPSERARQMRDKAQELEQAAQRAADPAERERLTAKALHIREKSERENGRGSGTMDPM; from the coding sequence ATGAGCACCGAAAGCCAGCCGAGCGAGCGGGCCCGACAGATGCGCGACAAGGCTCAGGAACTGGAGCAGGCGGCGCAGCGAGCCGCCGATCCCGCGGAGCGGGAGCGGCTGACCGCCAAGGCCCTGCACATCCGGGAGAAGAGCGAGCGGGAGAACGGCAGGGGCAGCGGAACCATGGACCCCATGTAG